The Mauremys reevesii isolate NIE-2019 linkage group 1, ASM1616193v1, whole genome shotgun sequence genome has a segment encoding these proteins:
- the RNF6 gene encoding E3 ubiquitin-protein ligase RNF6, which produces MDRSRSRFGGGDEQASPLERSHGEDERQWQQERLSREEAYYQFINELSDEDYRLMRDHNLLGTPGEITAEELQQRLEGAKEHLASQTDVENREGEGETAGDSEVLGENSNGDSLLEWLNTFRRTGNATRSGQSGNQTWRAVSRTNPNSGEFRFSLEININHEHNSFEASGDEYMDISHLDTSTMHMDNRHQRAVSPVATRTRSRTSRDSNGETSNTARTRTVRNSLVQSTEETSSPVLGRLRSRTRESTGLYRTRSTARNISSDTGEHNVVRLREMQETVTSTGLQRGRARANVQMNTRQRLGILRLRSTLSSRSRSPLQRQDGSTNSGEHGLRQSRNLQQISRRSTRRYTAQLPSEPDEQTVGSTQTPRFFNSAPTLGITLEEDESSRSTAAVRRHPTITLDLQVRRIRPGENRDRDSIASRTRSRVGMAENTVTFESDSGGFRRTISRSERAGIRTYVSTIRIPLRRISETGVGEPSSVALRSILRQIMTGFGELSSLMETESNSEIQRGSQHLSGIQSELNNSHTVNDNSELSETSVRHRYVEEGSSETNGENDGTQHYSLNNENRESRQSQEANNLVENGTLPILRLAHFFLLNEDDDDEHLRGLTKEQIDNLSTRNYGDSHTESEISKTCSVCINEYVTGNKLRQLPCMHEFHIHCIDRWLSENSTCPICRQPVLGTNAADNG; this is translated from the exons ATGGATCGATCTAGGTCTCGTTTTGGGGGAGGTGATGAACAAGCCTCTCCCCTAGAACGCAGTCATGGTGAAGATGAGAGACAGTGGCAGCAGGAGCGCCTTAGCAGAGAGGAGGCCTATTACCAATTCATTAATGAACTCAGTGATGAAGACTACAGGTTAATGAGAGACCACAATCTTCTTGGCACTCCTG GAGAAATAACAGCAGAAGAGCTACAGCAACGTTTAGAGGGGGCAAAGGAGCATCTAGCATCCCAAACTGATGTAGAAAATAGGGAAGGTGAAGGAGAAACTGCTGGAG ATTCAGAGGTTCTTGGGGAAAATTCAAATGGTGACTCTCTGCTAGAGTGGCTGAACACCTTTCGTCGCACAGGAAATGCTACTCGCAGTGGACAGAGTGGAAACCAAACTTGGAGAGCTGTGAGTCGGACAAATCCAAATAGTGGGGAATTCCGGTTTAGTCTTGAAATCAACATAAATCATGAACATAATAGTTTTGAAGCTTCTGGTGATGAATATATGGACATTTCACACTTGGATACTAGCACAATGCATATGGACAATCGACATCAAAGAGCGGTCAGTCCAGTAGCTACACGAACTAGGAGCAGGACCTCAAGAGATTCTAATGGTGAAACTTCTAACACTGCAAGGACCAGAACTGTGAGAAATTCTCTGGTACAAAGCACTGAAGAAACCTCTTCTCCTGTCTTGGGAAGGCTCAGAAGCAGAACTAGGGAGTCAACAGGCCTTTACAGAACAAGAAGCACTGCACGTAATATTTCTTCAGACACTGGTGAACACAATGTTGTTAGGCTAAGAGAAATGCAAGAAACAGTTACATCCACTGGTCTCCAGAGAGGTAGAGCTAGAGCTAATGTTCAGATGAATACAAGACAAAGACTAGGAATTCTAAGGTTAAGATCTACTTTGAGTAGTCGAAGCCGTTCTCCATTGCAAAGACAAGATGGCTCTACTAATTCTGGGGAGCATGGTCTGAGGCAAAGTAGGAATTTACAGCAAATCTCTAGAAGGTCTACTAGGAGATATACAGCTCAGCTGCCCTCTGAGCCAGATGAACAAACAGTAGGTAGCACACAGACACCACGATTTTTTAATTCAGCCCCAACATTGGGCATAACATTGGAAGAGGATGAATCTAGTAGATCAACAGCTGCAGTTAGGAGACATCCAACTATTACACTAGATCTTCAGGTGAGAAGAATTCGCCCTGGGGAAAATAGAGATCGGGATAGTATTGCTAGTAGAACGCGCTCTAGAGTGGGAATGGCAGAAAACACAGTTACTTTCGAAAGTGATAGTGGTGGATTTCGCCGTACAATTTCCCGATCAGAACGTGCAGGTATACGAACCTACGTTAGCACTATACGGATACCTCTTCGTAGGATTTCAGAAACTGGGGTTGGTGAACCTTCATCAGTAGCTCTTCGGTCAATTCTAAGGCAAATTATGACTGGTTTTGGAGAACTAAGCTCCTTAATGGAGACTGAATCGAATTCAGAAATTCAAAGGGGCAGCCAGCACTTATCAGGTATACAATCAGAGCTGAATAACTCACACACAGTAAATGATAATAGTGAATTAAGTGAGACTTCAGTTAGGCATAGATATGTTGAAGAAGGCAGTAGTGAAACAAATGGAGAGAATGATGGGACTCAACATTATAGTCTCAATAATGAAAATCGGGAGAGCAGACAGTCTCAAGAAGCAAACAACTTGGTTGAAAATGGAACACTGCCTATTCTTCGTCTTGCACATTTCTTCTTGTTaaatgaagatgatgatgacGAGCACTTGAGAGGTTTAACCAAAGAGCAGATTGACAATCTGTCTACCCGGAACTATGGGGACAGCCACACAGAGAGTGAAATAAGTAAAACATGTAGTGTTTGTATCAATGAATATGTAACAGGGAACAAGCTAAGGCAGTTACCATGCATGCATGAGTTTCATATTCATTGTATTGATCGCTGGCTTTCTGAAAATTCTACTTGCCCCATTTGTCGGCAGCCTGTATTAGGGACTAACGCAGCAGACAATGGATAA